A genomic window from Brevibacillus agri includes:
- a CDS encoding sulfite exporter TauE/SafE family protein: MLVAIAALFLLIGVVAGVIGSIAGLGGGIFFVPALMFFANWYEPGSMPPQVAAATSLLVIAVTALSSSISYIKQKKVDMQSALLFFIGSAPGAIVGVYLNTLLATEDFTLLFGLFQLCMFVVLMVKDKLRPRQINWEVKRQFVDNEGKEYEYGYSRWSVITIAFFVGITSSLFGVGGGVLMVPAMMLLYRFPPHIATATSMLVIFFSAVVGSVTNIFHDHVNWLYAAMLAPGAWAGGKLGAIVASKLKGRTIVLFLRILILAIAVQMIIKAVIG, translated from the coding sequence ATGCTTGTAGCTATCGCTGCGTTGTTTTTGCTAATTGGGGTAGTCGCTGGCGTGATCGGCAGTATCGCCGGGCTGGGCGGCGGCATCTTTTTTGTGCCGGCGCTGATGTTTTTCGCCAACTGGTATGAGCCGGGTTCGATGCCTCCGCAGGTGGCGGCTGCGACTTCCTTGCTCGTGATTGCGGTGACGGCCTTGTCGTCATCCATCTCGTACATCAAACAAAAAAAGGTCGACATGCAGAGTGCCCTGCTTTTTTTTATCGGCAGCGCACCGGGTGCTATCGTGGGTGTCTACCTTAATACATTACTAGCAACAGAAGATTTTACACTGCTGTTTGGCCTGTTTCAGTTGTGCATGTTCGTGGTCCTGATGGTCAAGGACAAACTCCGGCCGCGCCAGATCAACTGGGAAGTGAAGCGGCAGTTCGTCGACAACGAAGGCAAGGAATACGAGTATGGATATAGCAGGTGGAGCGTCATTACGATCGCCTTTTTTGTCGGGATCACGTCCTCGCTGTTCGGCGTGGGTGGCGGCGTGCTGATGGTTCCGGCGATGATGCTGCTGTACCGTTTTCCTCCGCATATCGCCACAGCTACCTCCATGCTGGTCATTTTTTTCTCGGCGGTGGTTGGCTCGGTGACGAACATTTTCCACGACCATGTGAACTGGCTGTACGCCGCCATGCTTGCCCCAGGCGCATGGGCGGGCGGAAAGCTGGGCGCCATCGTGGCGAGCAAGCTGAAAGGGCGCACAATCGTCCTGTTTTTGCGCATCTTGATTTTGGCGATTGCGGTACAAATGATAATAAAAGCGGTTATCGGATAA
- a CDS encoding bifunctional metallophosphatase/5'-nucleotidase translates to MADTCTLHLLHTNDLHSHFEKMPQIATCLKTRREQWESQQEHVLTVDIGDHMDRMDVRSEASFGKTNVSVLNRCGYQYATIGNNEGITLPKSKLDSMYEQAGFTVIVGNLLDRATMAPPAWAVPYAIHTFGELRIALLGMTIPFSSYQNMGWEIREPLPVLREQVAALRSSVDIVILLSHLGYPTDCRLAQEVEGLDVILGGHTHHTLPHGERVGNTLIAQTGRFGEHVGHIRLVWDRAAKQIADVSAELFETGQYEPDQRLLAFLQKEHERAHASLIRPIARLERDLRVNWTEETPFGSFLAASIRKWTGAEVGIANGGLLLSDLQRGSLTFAQLLKSVPHPINACAVTLTGSQLAAVLEQAIQPQIVHRELRGCGFRGKIEGWMAVDGLRIRYEDSEEPHIVAIEVNGQPLAREREYRVGTVDMFMYNRLFPDLLQGREIEYFLPEMLREVIASTITDTALVQNAFLPRWEKVPSPGSGHAIERSKGDER, encoded by the coding sequence GTGGCGGACACCTGTACCTTGCATTTGCTGCACACCAACGATTTGCACAGCCATTTCGAAAAAATGCCGCAGATTGCGACTTGCCTGAAAACGCGCCGCGAGCAGTGGGAGAGCCAGCAGGAGCATGTGCTGACCGTCGACATCGGGGACCATATGGACAGGATGGACGTCCGCTCGGAGGCGAGCTTCGGGAAAACGAATGTGAGCGTCCTGAACAGATGCGGCTACCAGTACGCGACGATTGGCAACAACGAGGGGATCACGCTGCCGAAAAGCAAGCTCGATTCGATGTACGAGCAAGCCGGCTTCACCGTCATCGTCGGCAACCTGCTGGACAGAGCGACGATGGCCCCTCCGGCCTGGGCTGTCCCGTATGCGATCCACACGTTTGGGGAGCTGCGCATCGCCTTGCTCGGCATGACCATCCCTTTTTCCTCCTATCAGAACATGGGCTGGGAAATCCGCGAGCCGCTGCCTGTTTTGCGTGAGCAAGTGGCCGCCTTGCGTTCTTCTGTCGATATCGTCATCCTGCTGTCTCACCTCGGCTACCCGACCGATTGCCGGCTTGCGCAAGAGGTCGAGGGACTGGATGTGATCCTCGGCGGACATACCCATCATACGCTGCCGCATGGCGAACGGGTGGGCAACACGCTGATCGCCCAGACGGGCCGCTTCGGCGAGCACGTCGGCCACATCAGGCTCGTCTGGGACCGCGCGGCCAAACAGATCGCAGACGTTTCGGCAGAGCTGTTTGAAACCGGGCAGTACGAGCCGGACCAGCGGCTGCTCGCTTTTTTGCAAAAAGAACACGAACGGGCCCATGCGAGCCTGATTCGGCCGATTGCCAGGCTGGAGCGGGATTTGCGCGTCAACTGGACGGAGGAGACTCCGTTCGGCTCTTTTTTGGCAGCCAGCATTCGCAAGTGGACAGGGGCTGAAGTGGGAATTGCCAACGGCGGGCTTTTGCTGTCTGACTTGCAGCGCGGCAGCCTGACTTTTGCCCAACTGCTGAAAAGTGTGCCTCATCCGATCAACGCCTGTGCCGTGACGCTCACCGGCAGTCAGCTCGCTGCCGTGCTGGAGCAGGCGATCCAGCCGCAGATCGTGCATCGCGAGCTGCGCGGCTGCGGTTTTCGCGGCAAAATCGAAGGCTGGATGGCGGTGGACGGGCTGCGCATCCGGTATGAGGACTCCGAGGAGCCGCATATCGTGGCGATCGAGGTCAACGGTCAGCCGCTGGCAAGGGAGCGGGAGTATCGGGTCGGAACGGTCGACATGTTCATGTACAACCGCCTGTTCCCCGATTTGCTGCAGGGCAGGGAGATCGAGTATTTTCTTCCGGAAATGCTTCGCGAGGTGATCGCCAGCACGATTACCGACACAGCGCTTGTGCAAAACGCTTTTTTGCCGAGATGGGAAAAAGTGCCCTCGCCCGGTTCTGGGCATGCTATCGAGAGAAGCAAGGGGGATGAGCGATGA
- a CDS encoding DUF6154 family protein has protein sequence MRFIDEVYELYKGHFNGDEEDITAVVVGVLHEQTRDDLLELVEGMDEEELFHMLATYMIEVMKRKVAMEDEQFPAPLVH, from the coding sequence ATGAGGTTTATCGACGAAGTTTACGAACTGTACAAAGGACACTTCAATGGCGACGAGGAGGATATTACGGCAGTGGTTGTCGGCGTTTTGCACGAGCAGACGCGCGACGACCTGCTTGAGCTGGTGGAGGGCATGGACGAGGAAGAGCTGTTTCACATGCTGGCTACGTACATGATCGAAGTGATGAAGCGCAAGGTCGCGATGGAGGATGAACAGTTCCCGGCACCGCTCGTGCATTGA
- a CDS encoding YunC family protein, translating into MVEVQPIHFPEGTAIAVTVRLPKTTLLAVTTDKGYIMCGALDVGLLNERLASREIIAGRAVGVKTIDELLDAPLESVTTTAEAQGITAGMIGREAVVKML; encoded by the coding sequence ATGGTCGAAGTACAGCCTATCCACTTTCCGGAAGGGACGGCGATCGCAGTCACCGTGCGGCTGCCCAAGACGACATTGCTTGCGGTGACGACAGACAAAGGCTACATCATGTGCGGGGCATTGGACGTGGGCTTGCTGAATGAACGGCTGGCCAGCCGCGAAATTATTGCGGGCAGAGCCGTCGGCGTCAAGACGATCGACGAGCTGCTGGACGCGCCGCTGGAATCCGTGACGACGACAGCAGAGGCGCAAGGAATCACGGCCGGCATGATCGGGCGGGAAGCCGTCGTCAAAATGCTGTAG
- a CDS encoding HD-GYP domain-containing protein — MRLKSIHKCRPGDKLARSIYAENGTVLVGAGVELTQRMIERLKSKNINSLYIEDTRTDDIMVDTVISEGTRRQAMFIIHDTFRSVQEVPQKWQQLLTDKNLGRQLRQVMSAVADELKGSKSAMNLLADACAFDNYIFSHSFNVALYSTALAINTGCTEREILDISIGGMLHDIGKMHIPDEILKKPGRLTTEEFEVMKKHAEIGFEMLRRQDDIPLLAAHCAFQHHERWDGSGYPRHLKKEEIHPFGRLMAVADVFDALTSHRVYRRGMLPHEAMEVLYSGSGVLFDQFYVEALRDKIALYPVGLSVTLNTGVSGVVVDSNKGMPSRPIIRILVNEEGQDLAQPYECDLSKMLSLMIVACGDLV; from the coding sequence ATGAGACTGAAATCCATTCATAAATGCCGGCCGGGCGACAAGCTTGCCCGTTCCATCTACGCAGAAAACGGAACGGTACTCGTTGGGGCGGGAGTAGAGCTGACCCAGCGAATGATCGAGCGCCTCAAGAGCAAGAACATCAACAGCCTGTACATAGAAGATACTCGCACGGACGATATCATGGTGGATACAGTCATTTCCGAAGGCACGCGCAGACAGGCGATGTTCATTATTCACGATACGTTTCGCAGTGTTCAGGAAGTGCCGCAAAAATGGCAGCAACTGTTAACGGACAAAAATCTGGGCCGCCAGTTGAGGCAAGTCATGTCGGCTGTCGCTGACGAACTGAAAGGCAGCAAATCAGCCATGAACCTGCTCGCCGACGCATGCGCCTTCGATAACTACATTTTCAGCCATTCCTTCAACGTCGCGCTCTACAGTACGGCACTGGCGATCAACACAGGCTGTACGGAAAGAGAGATTTTGGATATCTCCATCGGCGGCATGCTGCACGACATCGGCAAGATGCACATTCCGGATGAAATCCTGAAAAAGCCGGGCCGCTTGACGACAGAAGAGTTTGAAGTGATGAAAAAGCATGCCGAAATCGGCTTCGAGATGCTGCGCAGGCAGGACGACATCCCGCTGCTCGCCGCGCACTGCGCCTTCCAGCACCACGAGCGCTGGGACGGCTCCGGGTACCCGCGTCATCTGAAAAAAGAAGAGATTCACCCTTTTGGCCGCCTGATGGCCGTCGCTGACGTATTCGACGCCTTGACCTCGCATCGCGTCTACCGCCGGGGGATGCTGCCGCACGAAGCGATGGAAGTGCTCTATTCCGGGTCAGGCGTATTGTTTGACCAGTTTTATGTCGAAGCTTTGCGCGACAAGATTGCGCTCTACCCGGTAGGCTTGAGCGTGACGCTCAACACAGGCGTATCCGGCGTGGTTGTGGATTCCAACAAAGGCATGCCAAGCCGCCCCATCATCCGCATCTTGGTCAATGAAGAAGGGCAGGATCTGGCTCAGCCGTATGAATGCGATTTGTCGAAAATGCTTTCGCTGATGATCGTGGCGTGTGGCGACCTCGTCTAG
- the corA gene encoding magnesium/cobalt transporter CorA: protein MKIRLIENGLITEIDDVEEAVAVPGKGFYWIDASPFDLDILQPLFGLHPLAVEDCIDEEEQRPKLQLYDDHYFMVLNGIAFHNQDIFLREINIFLGSHAIITVTKQEAPEFASMLPIVREKEVNHPDTFLYHLVDQIVDRYFDVTEKIEDLIEALEEEILMNTRKSHLDQIIGLRSEILYARKMLVPQRDLIDALHKKELPLIRPKLRKYFGDILEDASKIVENFETFRDLIGNLREAYQAALAGRANDIMRVFTALTTIFMPLTIVTGIYGMNFDFMPELHSPYGYYIVLGCMAAIGLTMFILFKKKEWL, encoded by the coding sequence ATGAAGATACGACTGATCGAAAACGGCCTCATAACGGAAATAGATGACGTGGAGGAAGCTGTCGCAGTGCCCGGAAAAGGCTTCTATTGGATTGACGCTTCTCCCTTCGACCTCGATATTTTGCAGCCGCTGTTCGGGCTTCACCCGCTCGCGGTCGAGGACTGCATCGACGAAGAAGAGCAGCGGCCCAAGCTGCAACTATACGACGACCATTATTTCATGGTGCTAAACGGCATCGCCTTCCACAATCAGGACATTTTCCTACGGGAGATCAATATTTTTCTCGGCAGCCATGCGATCATTACCGTGACCAAGCAGGAAGCGCCAGAGTTCGCTTCCATGCTCCCCATCGTCCGGGAAAAAGAAGTGAACCACCCGGACACTTTTTTGTATCATCTCGTCGATCAGATTGTGGATCGGTATTTTGATGTGACGGAAAAAATCGAGGACTTGATTGAAGCGCTGGAAGAGGAAATTTTGATGAACACCCGCAAATCCCACCTCGACCAGATCATCGGGCTGCGCAGCGAGATTTTGTACGCGCGAAAAATGCTCGTGCCGCAACGGGATTTGATTGATGCCTTGCACAAAAAAGAACTCCCGCTGATTCGGCCGAAGCTGCGGAAGTACTTTGGCGATATTTTGGAGGATGCGAGCAAGATCGTGGAGAACTTCGAGACGTTTCGCGACTTGATCGGAAACTTGCGCGAAGCCTACCAGGCAGCTCTCGCCGGGCGGGCAAACGACATCATGCGCGTGTTTACCGCCCTGACCACGATTTTCATGCCGCTGACGATCGTCACGGGGATTTACGGCATGAACTTCGACTTCATGCCGGAGCTGCACTCTCCTTACGGCTACTACATCGTGCTTGGCTGCATGGCGGCGATCGGCTTGACGATGTTCATCCTGTTCAAGAAAAAAGAGTGGCTGTGA
- a CDS encoding globin-coupled sensor protein, which produces MSTCPFSSLFGLKGKVKKESFFQERKEQGKVQLHGQTTLSRQLALIHLTEEDLSIVKALQPLIVRNIDKIVDFFYSNIETEPLLMSIVDKNSTIARLKGTLTRHITEMFNGCIDAAYIEQRSRIAIIHMRIGLEPKWYLSAFQNLFISIMDILHKNIADKDEFVLALTAVSKILNIEQQIVLEEYENEHERVRRAEQAKKDELRVLLTNSAHELAAVSEENSASVEQLTEQSREVLRYAENGTDFSSKAQELSREGKEKLEKQQEQMGLIQQSVKQISEEMNTLEDNAEKIRGIVDVVTAIAEQTNLLALNAAIEAARAGEQGRGFAVVADEVRKLAEQTKKSVFGVRELIERTNQQTTVLSSVVLEIQGLVKSSTKMTDETNAFFEGIINAVSDSKEQSSHIQKELENFFKVMEDMNQAVAQVASSADELSEITENL; this is translated from the coding sequence ATGAGTACATGTCCATTTTCCAGCCTGTTTGGATTGAAAGGAAAAGTCAAAAAGGAGTCGTTTTTCCAGGAGCGCAAGGAACAGGGAAAAGTACAGCTTCACGGGCAAACCACCCTCTCCAGGCAACTGGCGCTGATCCATCTGACAGAGGAGGACTTGTCGATTGTCAAAGCGCTTCAACCGCTTATCGTTCGCAATATTGACAAAATTGTAGACTTCTTTTATTCGAATATTGAAACTGAACCACTGCTCATGAGCATTGTGGACAAAAACAGCACCATTGCCAGACTGAAGGGCACACTGACCCGCCATATCACAGAGATGTTCAACGGCTGTATCGACGCCGCGTACATCGAGCAGCGCAGCAGGATCGCCATCATTCACATGCGGATCGGACTGGAGCCGAAATGGTACTTGAGTGCGTTTCAAAATTTGTTCATATCCATTATGGATATTCTGCATAAAAACATCGCGGACAAGGATGAGTTCGTGCTGGCGCTCACTGCGGTGAGCAAAATTCTCAACATCGAGCAGCAAATCGTGCTGGAAGAATACGAGAATGAACATGAGCGTGTTCGTCGCGCCGAGCAGGCCAAAAAGGACGAACTGCGGGTTTTGCTGACCAATTCCGCGCATGAGCTGGCAGCCGTCTCGGAGGAAAACAGCGCGTCCGTCGAGCAACTGACGGAGCAGTCGCGCGAAGTGCTTCGCTACGCCGAAAACGGCACGGATTTTTCCAGCAAGGCGCAGGAGCTGTCCCGGGAGGGCAAGGAAAAGCTGGAGAAGCAGCAGGAGCAGATGGGGCTGATCCAGCAGAGCGTGAAGCAAATTTCCGAAGAAATGAACACGCTGGAGGACAACGCGGAAAAAATTCGCGGAATTGTCGACGTGGTGACGGCGATTGCCGAGCAGACCAATCTGTTGGCGCTCAATGCGGCGATCGAAGCCGCGAGAGCCGGAGAGCAGGGGCGAGGCTTTGCGGTCGTAGCCGACGAGGTGCGCAAGCTGGCCGAGCAGACGAAAAAATCGGTATTCGGCGTGCGGGAGCTGATCGAGAGAACGAATCAGCAAACGACTGTCCTGTCATCGGTCGTGCTGGAAATCCAGGGGCTCGTGAAGTCGAGCACAAAAATGACGGACGAGACGAATGCGTTTTTCGAGGGCATTATCAACGCTGTCTCGGACAGCAAGGAGCAGAGCTCGCACATTCAAAAAGAGCTGGAAAACTTCTTCAAGGTCATGGAGGATATGAACCAGGCTGTGGCGCAAGTAGCCAGCTCCGCGGACGAGCTGTCGGAGATCACGGAAAATTTGTAG
- a CDS encoding cysteine dioxygenase yields MNLQRLEQAFGSLVFPSHAELRQALVSLSLCPEDIASHIPQPEQLPYGRKILYQTPHVEVVLIHLPSMQESVPHNHGDSFGWEWIISGTLTNVVYLPADREGEVFRAQTTHVSAGDCYYVAPGEIHAIRNNTDAPVYSLNVYTPPLQNSRQYHPTTSAT; encoded by the coding sequence ATGAATTTGCAACGTTTGGAACAAGCATTTGGCTCCCTCGTTTTCCCCAGTCACGCTGAGCTGAGGCAGGCGCTCGTTTCCCTTTCGCTCTGCCCAGAAGATATCGCGTCCCACATTCCCCAGCCTGAACAGCTCCCCTACGGACGCAAAATTTTGTACCAGACGCCGCACGTCGAAGTCGTCCTGATCCATCTGCCCAGCATGCAGGAGTCTGTCCCGCACAACCATGGCGATTCCTTTGGCTGGGAATGGATCATTTCCGGGACGCTCACCAATGTCGTCTACCTTCCTGCCGATCGCGAGGGAGAGGTGTTTCGCGCCCAGACAACCCATGTCAGCGCCGGAGACTGCTACTACGTCGCCCCCGGCGAAATTCACGCCATCCGCAACAACACAGACGCGCCGGTGTACTCGCTCAACGTCTACACGCCGCCGCTGCAAAACTCCCGGCAGTATCACCCGACCACTTCTGCGACCTGA